CGCGCTATCCGCTACATGATGAAGCTGCTGGGGCCGCAGTGGGGCTTCCTGCTCACCGATGTGACCCTGGGCGACAAGGGCAACGGCGAGCGGCTGGCGTTCGTGTTCGACACCACGCGGGTGCGGCCCTCGGGGCTGGCCGCCGAGATCGTGATCCCGGCCGGCGACCCCGACTACCTGCCGGCCAACCTGTTCCAGCGCCAGTTCGTCCGCACGCCCTACGCGGCCAGTTTCAGCGCCGGCGGGCGGACTTTCATCCTGGTGACGCTGCATGTGAACTACGGCGACGACAAGAGCGACCGGATTGACGAGCTGCGGGCGATTGCCAACTGGATAAGCCGCTGGGCGGAGAACAGCTACCGGTTCGACCATAATTTGATCGTGCTGGGTGATTTCAATATCGACCGGATGGGCGATGAGCTGTACGAGGAGTTTATCGCCCGGGGGCTGACAGTCCCGGACTCGCTGCTGGACCAGCCCCGTACGATTTTCCACCACCGCGACAAGCCGGAGAGTTTTACTTTCTACGACCAGATAGCCTGGTTCACCGGCGCCCACGAGGCGCGGCTGAGCCTGGATTACCGGGGCGGGGGCAATTTCGATTTCAAGCACGATTTCGTCAGGCACGTGCAGCATATCTCGAACGTGGGGCTCAAGTTCCGGATGTCGGACCACTACCCGCTGTGGGTGGAGTTTGGGGTTTGAATATCGTTTAATTAATACCAACCAACTCGCAACTCATTCTGGGAGCAAGAATGACCTTCAAAAATGGATATGAAATTAACCTCTTCGTTTTCTCATCTAAAAATTTAACCAATATTTGGGCTGGCATTGGGGCAAAGTTATGGGCCGTTTCCCAAAGAAAGGGAGGATATAAGCAAGCAATTATTACTAATTCAAAAAATATGAAAGTGGGGTCGTTGGGGTTACTTTATTGTTCTGCTAGAAAAGCCTTTACTACTCCTTTTTTAGTTACATCAAGGCCTGATTGTGAAAAGATTGTCAGTGATATTTGGCCTGAAAAATGGATTCTTCCTTTTGGCATTTATCCCCTTGGCTCTCCTAACAAAGTTTTCACCACTACAGAAGCATATGATAAATTATCCCTTTTAAAAAACGTGGGGAATATTAGCCACAAAATTCATTTTCAACCAACAACCGTTTTTCAACCAACCAAGATTACAGAAACAGATTGGTCAATCATATTTAATTCTTTATTTTGTGAATAATTTGAATAATTATGGACACACCCCGTCCCCGGCTCGCCGGGGACACCCCTCTCGAGAGGGGATTTATTACTGCTCTCCCAAACAAAAACTCAAAATCCGGGTAACCAAAGTTTTTACTCCCCTCTAACAAGAGGGGACACAGGGGTGTGTAAAACCGGGCGGACACATGGGTCCGCCCCTACGACCTCTCTGAAACTCGGATTGCCTGATCTAGGGGCGCACCCGCGTGTGCGCCCGCCTTTCCACGCAGGAATTCTACAAAACTAATCCCCCTCGGTCCCCCTTTTTCAAAGGGGGAGGCGCTCTTAATAATCCTTTTGCAAAGAAAAAGGCGCTTCTACCCCCCTTCAGCAAAGGGGGGCCAGGGGGGATTCGGTTTTTCTTTGCGGCATTTCATGACACACCCCGTCCGCTGCGCGGACACCCCTCTCAAGAGGGGACTTACATATAATGCCGTATTCACTTCCCGCCGTACGGCGGCTCGCCCAGCCCCCTCACCCGCACCTGGAGCACCTGCATCGCGCCGGTAAAAAACGGGCGGACACATGGGTCCGCCCCTACGACCTCTCTAAAACTCGGATTGCCTGATCTAGGGGCGCACCCGCGTGTGCGCCCGCCTGCACAGCCGACACACCCCGTCCGCTACGCGGACACCCCTCTCAAGAGGGGACTTTCATGCAATACCGCTGCTGGCAGTGTATTCACTTCCCGCCGTACGGCGGCTCGCCCAGCGGAGTAACCCGCACCTGGAGCACCTGCATCGCGCCGATGGACACCGGGAGGCCGTCGATC
Above is a genomic segment from Candidatus Glassbacteria bacterium containing:
- a CDS encoding endonuclease, which gives rise to MPHDLFSPPPAVPNELDLLRSALDNRIPAKSDGHNLLIATWNICAFGNLTKNWTDEADNSPKRNFRWLYFITEIVRRFDVVAVQEVKNNLRAIRYMMKLLGPQWGFLLTDVTLGDKGNGERLAFVFDTTRVRPSGLAAEIVIPAGDPDYLPANLFQRQFVRTPYAASFSAGGRTFILVTLHVNYGDDKSDRIDELRAIANWISRWAENSYRFDHNLIVLGDFNIDRMGDELYEEFIARGLTVPDSLLDQPRTIFHHRDKPESFTFYDQIAWFTGAHEARLSLDYRGGGNFDFKHDFVRHVQHISNVGLKFRMSDHYPLWVEFGV